The nucleotide window gccaaagggggagagggatcgagtatgttagacttagggggagcgacatatctagggggagcttagtttatctattagcttatctattacatttggagtttttatgtgtgatacactattatgcattcgtcgtgtgtttactcctatgcattaaactatatttataagatagtgatatctacgtgatcgtgatatatgacatgtgtgctctctactttggattatttaaatgtcatatcacttgtgttatgctcatttggtttgcttccgcatttttacTCCGAtgtaaatgagctttattacttgtactcatgcttatttcatatctttggagtacattatgatggcttgggtcatataagcttgcctaacacttttgttcttattgccaaaagcttatatgaaccaagcatgttaaaaaactcatctctttcacatactcgaggtagtattgtcatcaatcaccaaaaagggagagattgaaagcatctaggcccctagttgggtttcattgattaatgacaatacataattactgtgactaacatgtgttttgcagaggcaattaagttaggtcacggtaatggagatcgattgggctatcatggtggtcatgcccctacgatagaaatcatttcggttttcaaaggatggacgacaaggttaaggatggactagttctaagtatcgtttggagttgaagagacacttagagtagtttaggactttgtttttcttttggccgtactattaagaggggtacggaagggtagcttgacctaggtgagtctagtgggctaggtgtggtgcacacttgctaaaactagcgctaggtagctccaaaatagcccttagatccaatggagcaaacttcattcacatatgatcgagagttgaaagtgaatggagggtcaaatactgaccggacgttggctccggtagtgaccggacgctggcttagggtccggtcagtttatttgaccaaggtgatttcgtctggtgcgaccggacgctgagaggtgaagtgaccggacgctgagggccagcgtccggtcgactccagtaaggttccagagatgaaaaatcaggaccggacgcgtccggtcacactttgatcactgaagtTCGGGGTGAATGGatcagagcgtctggtcatcatgaccggagcgtccggtcaccccgcataggcacataacggtttcgctttttagcccatgttataaataccacctccattcatagtgtggtggtacttttgctcatttcaacagcctgataaacaccttagagagtgccaagaacaGCAAGGTCCTagcgaggtgattgagatttgagaatcccaaagagagccctcattagtgagatcaagagtagcaaagtgtgcatccacccttctcattaggcttgtcgtggtcaagtgagagtctgtgcttgttactcttggtgatcgccatcacctagactggcttgatggtgattgggagcttggtgatcatccggagagcttgtggatgacctaactcaagttgtgagcggttgtgggtgattcaccgcgacggagtgtcgaagaatcaatccgtagagagcacttgatccttgcgcggatcaagggggagctacacccctgcgcgggtgctccaacgaggactagtggggagtggcgactcttcgatacctcggcaaaaaatcaccgcgttcctccttctctctttactttgagcatttactttgaacaattcaattcttgtcatttacattcctagaattgccatgctagagtaggattgaaacttagggtgctaaacttttgtgcgttagatcaatagaaacactttctaggcacaaggggttaattgggctaaccgtagagtttaattattacaaagaaatttagaattaacccaattcactcctcctcttgggcatcttgattctttcacttcagattcctccaaatttctccaagcgaacaaggccaTATTGATTGGAAGCCAAATGAAGCAGCGGCTGCTAGTTCAATGGGAACATCAACCACCATCTATGGCTTCGTGGGAAGATGTTGCCGACATGAGCCAAAGGTATCCCACAGCTTGGGGGCAAGCTGTTGGTAAAGCGGGAGGCAATGTCATGAACTGCAACTGGTGTCAGAAGACAGACAAGAAGGCGTTCAAGACAACGGCTAAGAGTGGCTATAAGACAACCTGAATCATTGGGCTCGTATTGCTGGGTTTGGCCCATTAGGAGTAGGGGCTCAGCCCGTGCAGCAAGTTGAGGTGTGTGCGGCTCTTATAAGCCGATGTAACGAACTGAAAGAGATTATCGAATAACAGAAATCATAACCGTTCCCCCTCTCGGTTGTCTTCCTCCTCAAGTTCTTGCTTTCTGAGTCCCCTCCATTCTTGCTCTTCAAGCCCCTCTAGTGCTGATTCTTCCCCAAATTCCCGTCCAAATCCTCTTTCCAGTACCCAGTTCATGACACTACTCCCAGGTCCAATCAACATTCTCTCAACAAGCAGAAGCAGCAGCCCGATTTGCCAATGGACCAGCAGCTTGCTCGATCGATGCTCCCACAGTCCCACTCCCGGTCCCAGGCATCCAGGCAAAAAGGTTTGGTTAGTTGGTGGTTGTTGGTTCACTTGAACCTCTTCACGAGCCATAATGTCAATGCACCAGTACGTACGTGTTGCCATTGGCCCCCAAACGAAACGAAACCGAGCCGCAGAGAAAACACCTCGTCCAGCCGTCCCATGCACCGATGCATCGGCTTTATGGCGGAATCTTGAACAATCGGCTTGGCTCCGGCCCGGCCAGCTCCTTCAAGGCCGGCCCGGTACGGTGGTTGCGTCGCCGTCGCATTACCCACCGGAGACGGGCCAGCCAACTCGCCCCGCCCGCCGATCCAGTCCAATCCACAACATGCAAGCGGTCACCACGCAGCCTCGATCGGCTGCATGCATGCTTCCGATCGAGTCCCAACCGGCGGTGCACGGTCGGTCGCTGCGCCACATTAACCGCGTCACGAGCTAGTAACACCCGGCGCCGCACGCGTGACGCCTCCGGTCCATACGCGCGCGCGGCCGCAATCATTTCCACGCGCCGTCGCCTCTCGGCGGGCTCTATCTCTATCTCCTCGTGCAGAGCGCGGTGGTGCGCGGTGTGCCCTGCTGCCTGCCGCAGCGGCAGCGTGCGCTCGGCGGGGCAGAAGCAGAGGCAGGGCTGCTGCCCTGCGGCCTGCGCTGCGGTGCATGAAAAGACGACGGGCAGAGAAGGGGGCGCGCGGAAAACTACCCGTCGCTGCCACCGCCGCATGATTGGGTTGGTTGGAGACTTGGAGCGTCCGGTCTTTTGGATCCTCTCGGCACGTCAAGAAAACCAACTGCTCCTACTTTCTTTCATCGGTCTCCGAGGCGGCAGCAGCAACGGCAAGCAATGGAGTAGTAGTATCACAATTCACAAAGCAAGCTCGAAACCCGTGTAAAACTGTGGAGCACGACAGCATCGATCTACTACCATATATGCAGATCGAGTTGCAGACGGCTTTATTTTGTCCGTTACTCCTATGAAAGAGCACTAGCCACGGGCGTGACACGGTAACAGAGGCATTAGGAATTGGTTTATATACTCGGTGGCGGTAGTCTCAGTGCATCTGTACATGATGCCAGGCACAGGCACACAGGCTTTTCGGATTGGATTGGAGGCTTTGCGCTGTTGCGCAGCGCATTGGCCTCCTGTGCCCTGGACATTCGCATCTACGCATGGGTCGAGCGAGTGGAGCCAAACGGCGTCTTTGCATGATACTCTACTCCTACGTTGTTGCCATCGCCGCGCCGGGACAGACCGAGACGAGACCCGTGCAAACGACGAACCGGGGGCGCCACCTGGGCCGCGCTGCCCTCGCTGTTTCTCCCACGCGGGGCGCGCCCAGCCAGCCAGAGCCACAACGCCGGGCAGCCGGGGTAATTTCTCTGTGCTGTGCACCATCCATAGCGACTGAATCAGAGGCTCGGATCTGAGCCGaacaagcagcctgttcgtttcggcttatacgattgtggattataagctgcaacagccagccagcagtacttttgacttataatccacgatcgtttcagccgaaacgaacaggctaagGACTCCTGTTCCCAAGAACCATTCTCGAGAACGATTCCTAGCCAGATTGCTTGgctaatttatataagctttgaTTAGCTGAAATGATTCCTCGGTGGATTCGGCCGAGCTAACCCAACGAGCCCTAAAATCGTGCCGGACAGACCTTTCCTGCCCTCGTTCTCATCTCCATAAAACGAAGGCAATTGTTGCTACCACGTACGGTTGCATCTGAATTTACTGGAGCAGACGAAGATTTACGCTACGGAATTAGTTCGTTCCCCGTCTAATCTAATCATGCTCGTGCATTGCCCGTCTTTGGGGCACATGAAACCGAAAAGATTTACTTTGATGCTAATGGTGACGACAAGTAAAAGGACGTGCATGGGGCTGCTCCTTGTCCTTGAAAGCAACATTGAGCTACAACGATATGAAATATTCTCGGAGCTCGGAGCTAGCTACAACAAGGAGAGGTCAGAGGAGACGAGGACCACCCGGCCCGTGCGCGCGATGCAAGAAAAGGTCCGCGACGAGACACAGCTCTTGTTCCCTTTCTCCCTGCTTGTTCTATCTGTATGTACATGTAAAACAGAATCCTAGGGTCGATCCAAAGGATTAAGAAACAACTGGTTTACTTCGGCATGGGATTTGTCTGCAGAATTTATAGCATTCATCGATCGATTGGCTCGTCGTGTCCAGGTCAAAGCAAGGGGGCTGCCGCCGTGCAGCATGAATATACATATACTACTATATACTACTGCACTACTCATCCACGATTGAGCCAGAGCCAGACCGATCACTTGCTGACTAGATGGTTTGAGAAGCCCTAAGTGGTCTTAAGCATTTTCCAACCACATTCTGACTTCTGCGTTTGTTATGATCAGTAACAGCGTAATGTATACTGTATTTATAGTACATACCACACCTGCAAATTTCAGAGTAATCAATGCTGTTGCGTGACAAAAACTCATCCCAGACATGGAAGTTCCAGTCAGTGCTGCTTATTTAATCCTGCTGGCTGGTTGCATCAATCCCGATCACCTGACAAGAGGACCTGTAAAAAAAACTGCAAGCAAACGCAGTGCAAAGCACAACAAACCTGCTAAGCTTGGTAGTAACCTCATGCTAATGTATGCAATGAGCTCACATGCATGCCGGCGTCAGGTTTTTTCAACCTGTAGACTTGTAGTGTTGATCGATGTTGCTGTGAGTATATCACCATGGATATGTTGCCAACAGAACATGAGGTTAGCATCTGATTAAGAGATGCTAGCACGCTTGGGCCTAATGGAATTGGATATGGGAGCAAAGTTCTCTATGATAGAGTAGTCATCAACGACTTAAACAGGGGACATTGTTAAGTACTTGTAGCAATTTCTAAATCTTATTCAATTCCATTAGTCTAGTTCTTCAGCTGACGCTCTGGCCAATGTCAGGACCTTCATGAGAAACATGCAGCCATGTTAATCGTAGGCCCACCGCACAGAGACCATTGCAGGTATTAGGCTGAGGACCCCCAGAACCAATTGCAAGTAAAAGCAGTTGTTGTCGTGGCTGCACTGCATATGCAGCCTGCAGTCTGCCTACCGGCAGCGGCCTTCAGCACCGTGTCTTTATATGTGCAAAGCCTCCACAAGAGCTGCAGGCTCCAATAAATTTCCAGTGCAGGCTTTTTCACCAGACTTTTGAGGTGAATTTATTGAGTCAATCTATCCTCACCGCTTTCATTAGCAAATGTAACGGCAATATCAGTAACAGATTCCTGCAGGTCTGTTCCTGAACATCAGTGTTCTAGACATAGCAAATGATGTTTTTGAGTTTCACATGGAAATGAATCAACATGAGTAAGCTATTCCAGTAGTGATCCCTTCAACATTTTTTTAATTGTTGATGAGGATGACATAGCTTATTTCATATTTATCGCCTCAGTTTGTTCAATTATTGTCTCTGTTTTATGGTAAGACTCCAGGTGTATTCCTGGGAGTTCATCAGGTCAGGTGGCAGTGTTTTCCTTTCTGATGTATGTTAGCAATGCTGATAAGAGGAAAGGGACAAAGAACTCAGACATGAACTAAAACATCGACACAAACATGGATGGGCATGATTTGGTCAATAGGTCTAGGGTTTAAGTCACATCGCTGTTCACAGTCATGACTTAGGGGAGGCATTTGCATGCTCCGTGTCTTTATATGTGCAAAGCCATGCCATAATTTGTACCTATGACTGGTTCTCTTCACAAAACATGAGGCACGGGCAAATACTACAAACAAGCAGTCAACCAGAGAATGCATCGATGAATCAGCACAGCTATTTTTGCAGAAtattaaagaaaaataaattgGAACATCAGGAGGATTTCTCacaataatttttttatatattggcAAAGAACAAAGGAACGAAActgaaaatcttttttttttgttgatttcTCTCTCTCAAATCCTCACATCTCCAATCTCATATCCACAAAGATCTCCCCGCAAATGCCTTCAGATACcaataaaaagaaaaggaataaAACAAAGGTGCCGGTGAGGGGAAGGGAATTTCAAAATTGCTAGAGGAAGAAGCCTTCCTCCTCACCTCTTATATCTCAGAGATCAAGAAGCTGGTACTAACTTATTACTGTCACCATCCTCTGCTTGTTACAATGCTTCACTGGATCCTTTTGTACCACTACTTGTGGCCCTGACAAGCTCTGAGGTTAAGATGATCAATGGATAAACAAGTGCGCAATGCCACGCTGCCAACGGACATATGTACGGCATATGATCTACTCAGATTGGTGATATGCTTAGCCTTCTCCTCTTGGAAGCTTGATTGTTGTTGTTACTACTACTGATGTTGTTTGATTGTGATGATCCTAGTGTTGCATCTTCACTCCTAAAGCTGAAGCATGTTGCATCCAGCACACCAATCGGGCTTTCTGGCACTGAAGGGCTTCCATTGATGCGCCTTCTCTTCTTCACCAGCGCTTGCTCTTGCAACAGCTCATAGCATCTAGCAATCATCTCCTGGAAATGGAAGATGCAAGCTTCACACTTTGAGAAATTGTGTAAATGGCAATGTTGCATTGATCAGTTTTTGCGCAAGCTAAAAGACACTCACCTTATTTACAGGGACTTCAGATGCTGAAAGAACACTCGCAAAGCCAACAATCTGATTCTCAGAAACCGCTGCTAGGGCCGAGGCCGCAGCAATCTCAGATGGTCTGAATGACAAGAATGTAGAGCCTGTAAATCCATAGGATACAGATGTTTAGCTGGTACACACAAACATAGTGCTATCGGCAATGCAGGTAAGTGAATTGAACAGACGATGAAGCATCATGGGTAAGGTCAATCGAACCTTTGAGTGTGCCAATTATGATCTCGGCGCACCGTGAGGCTAGTGCAAAACTCGGTGGCTTCCCATCACTGAACTTGTCCAGGAAGTAGCTGATGAAAGTGAACGGGGTCACAGCCTGCATTCTCCATTTCAGGGTTTTCATCACAAGACTCTCCATCCTCCCAATAGTCTTTCCTTCAAACTCAAATTTCACATCGCAGACCTATCATGCAGCATCAAATTTTAACAATTTCATCAACCAATCAGTGAACAATTATTCGATACCACAATGCTGTAATTTCTCCTTCACCCACCTGAAGGTCCACAGGAAGAGGGACCACGGTCTCCTCCATCTTGGCAGCAAGAGATAGGCAAGCAACTGACAACAACTGTTGCATCCAAGGGTTATCGTGctacaacaacaagaacaaacaaaataggaaaaaaaaacaCATCCATTAGTTAGAGATTAACTGGACACAGCAAGCAGACAACCAATGTACATGCTCAGATTCTTACTGGGAGCTCATACAAGGAGAGGAATCTATCCAGGTAATTCACAGCAAGGTAAAAACTGAGTGGTGCAAAGCTGTAGTATGAATGGACCTGCAGCCCACACGAGAGAAAGACAAGATCAGCACCTCGTCAGTTTCAACTCAAAACAAAAATTTCCAGataaaaaggccaagcgggtggcaGGCTCATTGCTATCTCGTCGTGGTCGAATCGGCAACAAGCCACAGGATGTAGGACACGCAGCCAAAACTGGGGTCACGCAAAGTCAAAGAGATAATATAAGCATGCAACTACCTTCCTAAAATAACTCgattttgtccactagaaaaaaGGAATGAAATGCAAGAACCAATAAATTCAAGAGATTTTTTTATTTCACCTTGCAAATCCAATCCATGGCGTCTCTCCTCCAAGAGGACTCCAATCCGCCTCGCTCCAGCCTCTCCGCATAGCCCTCTTGAGGTTGGTGGTCCATCTCCTTCTCCACCCACGCCGACACGGCCTCATCGGTGTCCACGGGGAACACGGCGCCAGCGGCGGAGTCCAAGCCATCAAGGCCGCTCCCCACCTCCAGCAGCTCGTCGCAGCAGCCGACGAGGCCGAGTGCGTTGCTCCTGTCCTCCTCGCAGAGCAGCGTGGAGGAAGCACCGAGGCAGACGATTCCCATCTCAATCAATCAAAATCGCAGCAAACAGCGGCCTCCTACTGCTAAAGTAGAACTAGTAGTACTACTTGGTACTGGAAGATCTCGTCTCCTTGGGTACTGAATGAAGAAAGCCTCTCCCTCCCCTCTGCGTGTCTTGGAAAATGGCAAAGGGAAAGGCAGGatgagagagggaggagagaaagagagaggaggaggaggaggaggagggatctCCTGGGGAAGAGAAGAAGGGGGTTTGGGTGTTTTATAGCGGCGTGTGGTTTTAAGGGCGGAGTGAAATAAAAATGATTAAGCAATAATCATGCTGAGTTTAGTGGCAGATTTTGGGCTCTGCGAAAGTGTAACAAACAAAGAGGCTAGGAGAGGGTGTCACGTCAAAATGTAAACTATATAACCGTCTTGGTGTGAAATGAAATTTTTGTTAAATAATGTGCAAATAAAAAATCATGAATTCACATCAAAATTTATATTTTATTACATGGATAAAGTTATtataaagagagaaagaatagaaaCATATTCTTTTTTGACTATGCGCAAAATTAATAGGACAATCTGTCACCAACAAAGTAATTTTTTCTCAGAAATGGAATCCAATGTTGTGCACGGCGCACAAGAATCATGCAGTGGTTTTGAGGATAGAAAATTTGTTCATAAAACCACATCTAGTTAGGGAGATCATACAATACACTACTTGCAACCATCAATGCTTGCAGTCATTTTAGATTTTGTCCCGTTCCTAGTCCAGCAACAAAAAAGGCACCTATCGAATTACGAAGAGCATCCCATCTAATCCTTAACCATGAATTGTTGTTGTGTGAAATAAGACTTTCATTGAAAAGGTGCaggaaaaaattatgaatttgtgATGGTATGTAGCATAACCTTTATAATTCTTTAGAAGCTCAACGGATTTGTCGTTGGGTGTTGAGCTTATTCTTTTATACAGCAAGGAATTGATTATAGACAGACAAATAAAAGTATCTTTTTGCCGGTCTATATATGTATGTCGATCAACAGGGTTATAAGTATGGTTTTTCTCTCTTTTTACTTGCGGAAAATTAGCATGATTTCGGGCCGTTTGGCATATCTTCGGCTGCTCCGGGTATGGCTAAGTGGAGCAGGAAATCGTGGTTTTGCCGATTCTCCCTCTTTCTCAGTTTATATTATTTTTATCTTAGGAATCAAAATGGGTTCTTGCTACAGTAACGAACAATATCACACTACATGATTGCAAAGATGAGCCGAAACCACGAGGGGCATACCAAATAGAACAGCTCGTTATATACTTATAGCACAATAGAGCAGTTCTTCTACGAACTGAAATCCAATGCTGCAGATGACATACAAGGAGCGGTTGCGTGTACAAAAAAAAAACCGTTCATAAAACCACATTTGGTTGGGAGATCATACACCACTTGTAACAATGAATATTTGCAATATATCCCATCTAAGATCTTGTTTGGATACATGTGTATCCACTTTAATCCATATATGTTGTAATGGATTAGAatagaacttagtttaattccactccaatcttATTTCAACATACTGTGGATTGAGATGGATACGCGTCCCGTTTCCCACTCCAGAAAAACAGGGGGGACGACACCTTTAAAGAACCACAGTGAGAAATACTACGGAGTACGATGGATGATGATGAATTGCTGACTTTGCGAAAGCGCGCTAGCAATGCCACATGCCTAACAAGTCCTAGCAATGTAGAGCACAGGAGCCATGCCCAGGATGCCCAACAACAGCAAAGCTCCTAGAGAAGTGCACGGAGGAATAACTACCGTAGCAAAGGCAGCCACCGCGGGCGACGAGCTGACGATGGCACCTATAGCTACCGTAGTCCGCAGACGACTAGACGCGCGAGGCTTTTCCATTCCTTTCCCGCAAGCGTGCCAAAGCGCACTCCTCGACCCTCGTGTCCTGCTCCTTTTCCCCCCGTAGAAAATGGCTAGAAAATGCTGGGTCGGTCGTGGGTGTGCGGTGCCGCCATGGCATTCACTTGGACTGCTGGGCTCGAGTTGCGGAATGGCGGGCTCCGCGGATCGTCGTGGCACACTGACGAAGACGATTGATTGTGGCCATCAATCGATCTTGGCACGGTCCTGCTTCCAGTTCCCGTCCAGGCGTCCAGCAAGGAAATGACATCACCTTGGCATAGCTGAGCTGCACGCCCGGTCCACGTGGTGCCCGGCGTTCACGACAATCACGAGCGAGCCGCACGCCCAACCCACCACCGGCTCGCTGGGCTTGGGGCTGGCTAACCACAGTCACGTTTGGCCCCCTTCTCTACGTACTGTATCCACGGCCGGTTGCGCCGTGCATACAGGGCGCAGACGTTTGACACAGTGTCGCCAACGCTAGCTCAGGAGTGGTCCTTGGCTAAAAATAGACTCGGCTCCAGCAGGGGGCCACGCCCATCCGCCGCATGCCCCCACGCCCATCTACCGCATGCCCACATGCACCACAAATGTGCATAGAATTTTTTTTTCCTCTCTCCGCCCCTggattcatcatcacttgatttgcCGCCTACGCGCGCACGCTAATGGCTGCGTCTTCCTTAGAGCTTGGCGTTTGAGGTGTTGGTAGGCTAAAGGAAGAACGCCACGACGAGGGCAAGAGCGCAGGGGAGGAGCGAGCAGGAGCTCGGGTTCAGCCGTTCAGGCACCTGCAAATATAGGTACAAGAAAATTCGAGTGCAAGGGCAATCAAGAAGCACTCGAATGCCCAACAGGCAGTCCCTGCATTTAGGGCCTGTTGACTATTTTATTAAGATTTGGATCAAATGCCTAAAAATCGATTGAGTTAATCGCTTCAAATCTGGTTCCTGCATACAGTCTAGGGGTTCCCCACTTTGCTGACATGTTAACAAGGCCATAAAACACAGAAAGATTTTGATAAGAATCTGGCAAGCATACACCGAAAGACATAAAAAGCATGACACAAGGACTAGAAACAACAACCAACTGCAGTACTCAGAATAACCTTTTGAATTCTCCAGGATTTACTGATTCACCAGATTAAAACATGGGTAAAGTCAAAATGCCATGTCCAGCACCAGCTTCCAATGATATGCACTCAAAATGTCAAGTGATCTCGCTAACAGTAGTATAGCTCTATTTCAGGCCCGCAGATCATAAGATCCCACGCGAGAGGACATCAGTTTCCTTCGTACTTCGGGTCTGCCATCACGAAGTGGTACGCAATAACCAAGACAAAGATGAAGATGCCCAGGAAATTGGCAAAGAAGCCCAGGTCTTGATCGTCAAACATCTGAAATTAAGATTGAAAACAGATTCTGGTTACCAGTAATATACAGCAAGTAATGCACAATATTTTTTGTAATTGGTAATGTGCAACATCGCATAGAAGTAACAGAAAGGACACAAAATAAAGCGAGAGGTTATAGATTATAAACCATCTATGCATGATTCTGAAAAGGCGAACGTGAAACACTATAAACCAATCTCCTCTTGAATTTTGCACAGAAGTTATCAATACGAAAcacaaaaagggcgtacccagtgcagatagctcccgctctgtgcggggtctggggaagggtgtcagtggcaagccttacccttgcctgtgcaatgcgaggagaccgcgactcgaacccgggaccttccagtcacaggcggtaagactctaccgcttgcaccaggcccgcccttcagcaATACGAAACACAGCAAGTAGAAAAACCCTGCTTAACTATCCCAAACCTCCAACACCAAACATGTTTCAGAGCTGTGGAGTCTAACATTGCTGTTCTACAATATCTAAACTGATGACAAATTGGGATATCACTAGTCAGTATCACCGGTACACATTCTAACAAATGTAAGAAGATATATCGAGTGACCCTTTTTTTTATAACTTAGAGTGACTTTAATTGCATCCATTTATTCAGATACACATTGACTGAGGAATGTCTCAATACATAAGATTCTTCATCCATGTAAGGAGAAAATAAATGTCCCCTGCGTCCTGCACTTCAGTGATGGGGTAGGGTGTCACAATAGCTAGATAGTTTTTGACGGTCCGGTAGTGTACCATGGTTTAGAAAATTATGACCATAGTGTGGTCTGCCAAGAGCAAACTGCAAGATGGTGCTAAACAACCATTCAACACGCACAGCATGCAGTGGGTTCTGATAATTCAGGGGTGCATTATCCAAAGGAATTTCAAACAGAAGAAACAGTGGCAGAACTTCAGAGGTTGTTAGCAGGTTCCTAGGTGCTTGCCACATTACCTCACTCCACTCACACACACATAAACTGGATAGTTGAGAATACAGAACAACAGAGAGAGAGCACATTACGAACAAAGCGCTTTTGCCTCTGTTGAACTAAAGGTGCAGCTGGTCCAAAGACTTGTATTTATACATGTCCTATACTAGTAGAAGGTGAGGTCCACCTACCTACTACAAAGGCCATAACGGCCAAACATCAGCAGTATGCCATGTCCTGTGGACAGGATGGCATGACCAAAACAATGAGCAGACCATGCTCATGACATATGCAAAACTACAGCAAGAACTAGCCTAATTTTCAACAGAGGTCATCAGCCACGGCTGATCAAATACGGTCAAGGAATTTTCAGCCACATCATGGCTGCACTACCTCATAATTACCATGATCTAACAAATCAATTCCATTTGATATAGGCCATTCTCTGTGCGTGACTTGCATGATTTTTTGTTTTATATTAAGGGTAACCCTGCTTCTTATAGGAAAGCATGTAACAAGAGTCTTGCACAACTGCCTTGAATGAATTTTACTGAACTAAAACTAGATAATTACAAAAAAAGGATGATCTCATAACTTATTATAGTGCACCTAGGAACTGGCTAAAGGGAATCCCCTTTGACACAACCATGGCAAAGCTGTACTAAACATGGCCTCAATAGAGCGACTAGTAAAGTATAATACTCAGAATTGCACTAGACCAGCATTTGCGAACAAGCCAACGAGGTAGTCTAAATCATCCCCCGCCGAGCAGATCCTTGGAACCGACTCGATAGAGATCTCGAGAGTCATGAGATGTAAAAGTGGCCTGGCCGCGAAGATCTCAGCAAATCAGCGCGTCGCCTCTCTCGACTGCACGCAGCCAAGCATCGATCCAGCGAAACAACCGAGTAAATCTACGAAATCTGACCCCGTAAATCACCATGCGAGGACGGTCGAGGAAAGAGCACGGGTTCGCCGCACGAACAGATCGGTCCTAAC belongs to Miscanthus floridulus cultivar M001 chromosome 4, ASM1932011v1, whole genome shotgun sequence and includes:
- the LOC136552718 gene encoding cyclin-D2-2-like gives rise to the protein MGIVCLGASSTLLCEEDRSNALGLVGCCDELLEVGSGLDGLDSAAGAVFPVDTDEAVSAWVEKEMDHQPQEGYAERLERGGLESSWRRDAMDWICKVHSYYSFAPLSFYLAVNYLDRFLSLYELPHDNPWMQQLLSVACLSLAAKMEETVVPLPVDLQVCDVKFEFEGKTIGRMESLVMKTLKWRMQAVTPFTFISYFLDKFSDGKPPSFALASRCAEIIIGTLKGSTFLSFRPSEIAAASALAAVSENQIVGFASVLSASEVPVNKEMIARCYELLQEQALVKKRRRINGSPSVPESPIGVLDATCFSFRSEDATLGSSQSNNISSSNNNNQASKRRRLSISPI